A stretch of Desulfotalea psychrophila LSv54 DNA encodes these proteins:
- a CDS encoding sensor histidine kinase, which produces MHNLVDKNSSKFTEEEQRRHKQKLIRRVIVLCLCLIPLFIWVQSYLVTSRGESSFNNNILIFALININVLLVLFVLFLVLRNLAELLFERRISKLGRTLKTKLIASFLSLSLIPTILLFFVALQFVSTSMDYWFNTNIENSLEESLKLAQSLYQDKKEQAGDIGRAIAKTLEEKEGQKQSSEDIQHIFNSATSYNGIEGPDSISLIGHEQKTEVQSLSADLAGISLPNIPIATLQKVREQHVQEISIQEIKEGDLIRSVRIIEWGQETKAPMILVTTILIKQVQLERMETISDGIERYRQLKYFKEPFKFWLLIILLIVTLLVIFAAIWFGIYIARGITTPLEKIVDATKRVADGDLQFTMSNDSNDEMGMLIDSFNQMTSDLYESNDQLEKTYQALMISSQESEQRRRYTEIILQNVSAGVISLDDQGRITTVNHFAEKLLNINKDHFIGLTFSQVLPANQTDIVNGFINELRETGKTSLQQHIKLQVMGKSYSLLINFTHLEDENHRSLGFVLVFDNLTKLEKMQRMAAWREVARRIAHEIKNPLTPIQLSAQRLRRRYPEILKEENSIFDQCTSTIISQVDELKTLVSEFSQFARMPKIQKNPADIYRLTKRTLILYQEAHKHIEFSCHADVDIPIFSFDAEQIGRCLINLLDNAVAVLPDKGTIHIELTLAQETETVLIKVADDGPGISKENRGKLFEPYFSTKKTGTGLGLAIVSTIVADHNGYIRVQENTPKGSLFIIELPLTSEKEITK; this is translated from the coding sequence ATGCATAATCTTGTAGACAAAAACAGCAGCAAATTCACCGAAGAGGAACAACGCCGACATAAACAAAAATTAATCCGTCGGGTAATTGTTCTCTGTCTTTGTCTCATCCCCCTTTTTATCTGGGTACAGAGCTATCTCGTCACCTCAAGGGGCGAGTCTAGCTTCAATAACAATATCCTGATATTTGCCCTCATCAATATAAACGTACTGCTGGTTCTTTTTGTCCTCTTTCTGGTATTACGTAATCTGGCCGAGCTCCTCTTTGAAAGACGAATCAGCAAACTTGGCAGAACACTTAAAACAAAACTCATTGCCTCTTTTCTCTCTCTCTCCCTCATACCAACCATCCTTCTTTTTTTTGTTGCCCTACAGTTTGTCTCCACCAGCATGGATTATTGGTTCAACACAAATATCGAAAATTCCCTTGAAGAGTCCCTTAAACTGGCCCAATCACTTTATCAGGATAAAAAAGAGCAGGCGGGTGACATAGGAAGAGCAATAGCCAAAACGCTTGAGGAAAAAGAGGGGCAAAAACAGAGCTCTGAAGATATTCAGCATATATTTAACAGTGCTACCTCCTACAATGGCATCGAGGGCCCAGATAGCATCAGCCTCATAGGCCATGAACAAAAGACAGAGGTCCAATCTCTTAGTGCAGATCTTGCCGGCATCTCTCTACCCAATATCCCCATCGCTACCCTGCAAAAGGTGAGAGAACAGCACGTTCAGGAAATTTCCATCCAGGAAATCAAAGAAGGAGATCTTATTCGTAGTGTCAGAATAATCGAATGGGGGCAAGAGACTAAAGCGCCCATGATACTTGTTACCACCATCCTAATTAAACAGGTACAACTCGAACGCATGGAGACCATTTCCGACGGTATCGAGAGATATAGACAGCTCAAATATTTCAAAGAACCCTTTAAATTCTGGCTCCTGATCATCCTTCTCATTGTCACCCTACTGGTCATCTTTGCCGCTATCTGGTTTGGTATCTATATCGCCCGAGGCATCACCACTCCTCTGGAAAAAATTGTTGATGCCACCAAGAGGGTAGCCGACGGTGACCTTCAGTTTACCATGAGCAATGACTCCAATGACGAAATGGGTATGCTGATTGACTCCTTCAATCAGATGACCAGTGATCTCTATGAAAGCAATGATCAACTCGAAAAAACCTACCAGGCCCTGATGATAAGCTCCCAAGAATCTGAGCAACGTCGAAGATATACAGAGATAATTTTACAAAATGTCTCCGCAGGCGTTATCTCCCTCGATGACCAGGGACGCATCACCACCGTTAACCATTTTGCAGAAAAACTCCTCAACATCAACAAGGATCATTTTATAGGACTTACCTTTTCTCAGGTACTTCCCGCAAACCAAACAGATATCGTCAATGGCTTTATTAACGAGTTACGGGAGACAGGCAAGACCTCACTCCAGCAGCATATAAAACTTCAGGTGATGGGCAAGAGTTACTCACTGTTGATAAATTTCACTCACCTGGAAGATGAAAACCACAGGTCACTTGGTTTTGTTTTGGTCTTTGACAATCTGACCAAACTGGAAAAAATGCAACGCATGGCGGCATGGCGCGAAGTTGCCAGGCGCATTGCCCATGAGATTAAGAACCCACTCACCCCCATACAGCTCTCTGCCCAACGACTGCGCAGACGATATCCGGAAATACTGAAGGAAGAAAATAGCATCTTTGATCAATGCACCTCGACAATCATCTCCCAGGTTGACGAGCTAAAAACCCTGGTCAGCGAATTTTCTCAATTTGCCAGAATGCCTAAGATTCAAAAAAACCCCGCCGATATTTATAGGCTAACCAAGAGAACGCTTATTCTTTATCAGGAAGCCCACAAACATATAGAATTTAGTTGCCATGCCGATGTGGATATTCCAATCTTCAGTTTCGATGCTGAACAAATAGGGCGATGCCTGATCAACCTGCTCGATAATGCGGTTGCAGTTTTACCGGACAAAGGTACAATACATATAGAGCTCACTCTTGCCCAAGAAACAGAAACTGTACTTATCAAAGTTGCCGATGATGGCCCCGGTATTTCAAAGGAAAATAGAGGTAAACTTTTTGAGCCCTATTTCTCCACCAAAAAAACCGGCACGGGGCTTGGGTTGGCCATTGTCTCCACCATTGTTGCCGACCATAATGGTTATATCCGGGTACAAGAAAATACCCCGAAGGGCTCTCTGTTCATAATAGAACTCCCCCTGACGAGCGAAAAAGAGATAACGAAATAA
- a CDS encoding sigma-54-dependent transcriptional regulator encodes MAKRVLIIDDEASIRITLQGILEDEGFQTLACASAEEGIELLEKEIIDIVLLDIWLGDNMDGLTALEIIHERFSLPVIMISGHGNVETAVQATKKGAFDFIEKPLSYEKILVAITNGLRFANLEKENILLRENRHKQTNLTGKSAAIQIVKKQIATVAPTEAWVLIRGEHGTGKELVAQSIHSLSRASNQPMVEINCAAIPEELIESELFGHEKGSFTGAHNSKRGKFDQANGGILFLDEIGDMSMTTQSKILRILQEQKFERVGGNKTIKVNVRVLAATNKNLEEEIEAGNFRADLFWRLNVVPIHVPPLKERMEDIPLLVENLLEQLIHKGLQKKTFGEDAYRALQSHDWPGNVRELRNFIERVVIMTPGEVISGSDTELFLMGGSSKLPTGKTDLPSWFSQDYKTAKKIFEKKYLKERLEQNDGNVSRTAEQVGLERSHLHKKLKSLEIID; translated from the coding sequence ATGGCAAAGCGCGTACTTATTATTGATGACGAGGCAAGTATTCGTATAACACTTCAGGGTATTCTTGAAGATGAAGGCTTTCAAACTCTCGCCTGCGCATCGGCTGAAGAGGGAATTGAACTCCTTGAAAAAGAGATCATTGACATTGTCCTACTCGATATCTGGTTGGGTGATAACATGGATGGACTCACCGCCCTTGAAATAATCCACGAGCGCTTCTCTCTTCCCGTTATCATGATTTCCGGCCACGGCAATGTAGAAACAGCCGTACAAGCCACCAAAAAGGGGGCCTTTGATTTTATAGAAAAGCCCCTTTCCTACGAAAAAATTCTGGTCGCCATCACAAACGGCCTTCGTTTTGCTAACCTCGAAAAGGAAAATATTCTTCTTCGGGAAAATCGCCACAAACAGACAAACCTCACAGGAAAATCTGCCGCAATTCAAATTGTCAAAAAGCAGATTGCAACGGTCGCACCAACAGAGGCATGGGTTCTTATTCGCGGAGAACATGGCACCGGCAAGGAGCTGGTTGCCCAATCTATCCATAGCCTCTCGCGTGCCAGCAATCAGCCCATGGTAGAAATCAACTGTGCCGCTATTCCGGAAGAGTTAATTGAATCCGAACTATTTGGCCATGAAAAAGGTTCTTTTACCGGTGCCCATAACAGTAAAAGAGGCAAATTCGATCAGGCCAATGGCGGCATACTCTTTCTCGATGAAATTGGCGACATGAGTATGACCACCCAGTCAAAAATTTTACGCATCCTCCAGGAGCAGAAATTTGAGCGGGTGGGCGGAAATAAGACGATCAAGGTCAATGTACGCGTTCTCGCTGCCACTAACAAAAATCTCGAAGAGGAGATAGAGGCGGGCAATTTCAGAGCAGATCTTTTCTGGCGACTGAACGTGGTACCTATTCATGTCCCCCCACTCAAGGAGAGAATGGAGGACATTCCTCTCCTCGTTGAAAACCTGCTCGAACAGCTTATCCATAAGGGTTTACAAAAAAAGACCTTTGGCGAAGACGCCTACCGGGCCCTGCAAAGCCACGATTGGCCCGGAAACGTCAGAGAGCTTCGTAATTTTATAGAAAGAGTTGTTATTATGACACCGGGAGAGGTCATCTCCGGCAGTGATACCGAGCTCTTTCTCATGGGAGGGTCTAGCAAACTGCCCACAGGTAAGACGGATCTGCCCAGCTGGTTTTCCCAGGACTATAAAACCGCCAAAAAAATCTTTGAGAAAAAGTATCTCAAAGAACGGTTGGAACAAAACGATGGTAACGTCTCCCGCACCGCAGAGCAGGTAGGGCTTGAGCGTAGCCATCTTCACAAAAAGCTGAAGTCTCTTGAAATAATAGACTAG
- the hemB gene encoding porphobilinogen synthase: protein MVFPEYRPRRMRQSATFRGLIRETQLNSDQLIYPLFVMPGKNKCEEISSMPGVFRVSVDMLGQECRDCLDLGIKSVILFGLPETKDAMGTGAHDKNGIIQKAIREIKNKTPEMLVITDVCLCEYTDHGHCGCIIDNDVDNDTTLEILAKTALSHAQAGADMVAPSDMMDGRVAEIRAALDEHNFDSIPIMSYAVKYASAFYGPFRDAADCSPQFGDRKTYQMDPANSREAMREATLDVDEGADILMVKPAVAYMDIISRLRDEFDLPIAAYHVSGEYAMIKAAAEKGWIDGDKVMEETLLSLRRAGADMIITYFAKDMAKILKERR, encoded by the coding sequence ATGGTCTTCCCAGAATATCGTCCACGTCGCATGCGCCAAAGCGCCACCTTTCGTGGTCTTATACGTGAAACCCAACTCAACTCTGACCAACTTATCTACCCCCTCTTTGTTATGCCAGGCAAAAACAAATGTGAAGAAATTTCTTCTATGCCTGGAGTATTTCGAGTAAGCGTTGATATGCTTGGTCAGGAGTGCCGTGACTGTCTGGATCTGGGCATTAAAAGTGTCATTCTCTTTGGCCTGCCAGAGACAAAGGATGCCATGGGCACCGGTGCCCACGATAAAAATGGTATTATCCAAAAAGCCATCCGGGAAATCAAAAACAAGACTCCCGAAATGCTTGTTATAACCGACGTCTGTCTCTGCGAATACACCGACCACGGTCACTGTGGCTGTATCATAGATAACGATGTTGATAACGATACCACTCTGGAGATTCTTGCCAAGACAGCCCTCTCCCATGCCCAGGCAGGAGCCGACATGGTGGCACCATCGGATATGATGGATGGCAGAGTCGCAGAGATACGCGCGGCCCTGGATGAACATAATTTTGATTCTATCCCCATTATGTCCTATGCGGTAAAATACGCATCTGCCTTTTATGGTCCATTTCGTGATGCGGCGGACTGCTCACCCCAATTTGGTGACCGAAAAACCTATCAGATGGACCCGGCAAACAGCCGCGAGGCAATGCGCGAGGCCACCCTTGACGTTGACGAGGGTGCCGACATCCTGATGGTAAAACCTGCAGTTGCCTATATGGACATTATCAGCCGACTACGAGACGAATTTGATCTACCCATTGCTGCCTATCACGTCAGCGGAGAGTACGCCATGATCAAAGCCGCCGCAGAAAAAGGTTGGATTGACGGTGACAAGGTTATGGAAGAGACCCTGCTCTCCCTTCGTCGAGCGGGTGCCGATATGATCATCACCTATTTTGCCAAGGATATGGCAAAGATATTAAAAGAGCGCAGATAG
- a CDS encoding VanZ family protein — protein sequence MPSLVVRMVPMLFVMGIIFFLSNQPGDSLHLPAFAGVDKVAHFVAYGTLASTILIAFFKRWRDENVLKACLYLVFIVLLYGISDEFHQSFVPGRDVSAGDIIADLFGGIVVALGFWQGRRWQEVKLMESEG from the coding sequence ATGCCTAGCCTTGTTGTTCGAATGGTTCCCATGCTCTTTGTTATGGGAATCATTTTCTTTTTGTCCAACCAACCAGGCGACAGCCTCCATCTTCCAGCCTTTGCAGGCGTTGATAAGGTGGCCCATTTTGTTGCCTATGGCACCCTGGCCTCGACCATTCTTATTGCCTTTTTCAAGAGGTGGAGAGATGAAAATGTGCTCAAGGCCTGTCTCTATCTTGTCTTTATTGTTCTGCTCTATGGTATTTCCGATGAATTTCATCAGTCCTTTGTCCCCGGTCGTGATGTCAGCGCTGGTGATATTATAGCAGATCTCTTTGGTGGGATAGTGGTGGCGCTTGGCTTTTGGCAGGGGAGGAGGTGGCAGGAGGTGAAGCTGATGGAGTCTGAAGGGTGA
- a CDS encoding SEC-C metal-binding domain-containing protein translates to MAKIGRNEPCPCRSGKKFKHCCGLKVAEKQVPLTPEQALKITLMGGVEDVQLAAENKKVVQKELGVFYFYSTAAGDAWLLEMTECDCVQLARGGERLEPPIDENPETIEINWSHTFAIQDKQFEMTAYADKVVSVLADAPSHEISAAVRRIRKKFTASELQQVHVTQPSE, encoded by the coding sequence ATGGCAAAAATTGGTAGAAATGAGCCCTGTCCCTGTAGAAGTGGCAAAAAATTTAAGCACTGTTGTGGCTTAAAGGTAGCTGAAAAGCAGGTTCCACTCACTCCGGAGCAGGCCCTGAAAATAACCCTGATGGGTGGGGTCGAAGATGTTCAGCTTGCGGCTGAAAATAAGAAAGTCGTCCAGAAAGAGCTCGGTGTCTTCTATTTTTACTCAACGGCTGCTGGCGATGCCTGGCTACTTGAGATGACAGAATGTGATTGTGTGCAGCTGGCAAGGGGTGGTGAAAGGTTAGAGCCACCCATTGATGAAAATCCGGAAACCATTGAGATTAACTGGAGCCATACCTTTGCCATTCAGGACAAACAATTTGAGATGACCGCCTATGCAGATAAGGTTGTCTCGGTTCTTGCCGATGCCCCAAGTCATGAGATCAGTGCCGCTGTCCGCAGAATACGGAAGAAATTTACTGCAAGTGAGCTCCAACAGGTACATGTTACCCAGCCTAGTGAATAG
- a CDS encoding adenosylcobalamin-dependent ribonucleoside-diphosphate reductase encodes MAPDVMEQVLTTTAETVLARRYYLKDDAGNSLEDWKALAHRVAEAVAPEDATGKNEVTGIKQLRDDFFTMIYQLDFLPNSPCLMNAGTEIGQLSACFVLPVEDSMDGIFTAIRNGALVHKTGGGTGYSFSRIRACNASVKSTHGVASGPLSFAAVFDAATETIKQGGKRRGANMGVLRVDHPDIMAFISAKEDQDKFNNFNFSVAITDLFMAALEADKEYDLIEPSTGEVMGQLNAVEVFAKIVDLAWHNGEPGVLFIDAANRDNTTPQLGDFEATNPCGEQWLLPYESCNLGSINLGNFVKNDEVDYSRLGQIVKTATCFLDNVIDCNVFPIPEIGEMTLKTRKIGLGIMGLHDLLIQLAIPYGSEEGRLLAAEVMQFIRDRCEEQSRKLAEEKGAFPAYDAEINLYPARRNAALTSIQPTGTVSMIADCASGCEPYFSIVMMKHVMDGDRLLMVNKHFEKIAREQGFYSDDLMVKVAESGTVVGHAEIPEKWQEAFRTAQDISPEDHIRMQAILQNSGVDSSISKTINLPKTATREDVKYSYISGYKLGCKGLTVYRDGSRDDQVLNTTEQSRASEKSAMVSETGFVGKRNLPDILDAKRYKLKDQDQKSVYIIVCFDENEMPMEVFAKFPFDNRVDLKDKSTMWTTTCRVVSLALRFGVPMAEIIKQLDRSSGHMLDLPAQLSKLFKSFLAGTQNGFASICPECSGTLRFEEGCETCHDCGYSKCS; translated from the coding sequence ATGGCTCCTGATGTGATGGAACAGGTGTTGACGACGACCGCTGAGACTGTACTTGCTCGGCGTTACTATTTAAAAGATGATGCTGGAAATTCGTTGGAAGATTGGAAGGCCTTGGCTCATCGAGTAGCGGAGGCTGTAGCTCCTGAGGACGCTACAGGTAAAAATGAAGTCACAGGGATCAAACAGCTTCGTGATGATTTTTTTACTATGATTTATCAGTTGGACTTTTTGCCCAATTCTCCCTGTTTGATGAATGCGGGAACCGAGATAGGTCAACTCTCCGCCTGTTTTGTTTTGCCGGTTGAGGATAGTATGGATGGTATTTTTACCGCTATCCGTAATGGAGCCCTCGTTCATAAGACGGGCGGTGGTACGGGCTATTCTTTTTCTCGGATTCGAGCCTGTAATGCCTCGGTTAAATCAACTCATGGTGTTGCCTCCGGGCCGCTCTCTTTTGCTGCAGTTTTTGATGCTGCTACTGAAACTATCAAGCAGGGGGGGAAAAGACGGGGGGCAAATATGGGCGTTTTACGTGTTGATCACCCTGATATTATGGCATTTATCAGCGCCAAAGAGGATCAGGACAAGTTTAATAACTTTAATTTTAGTGTTGCCATTACAGATCTCTTTATGGCTGCCCTTGAGGCAGATAAAGAGTATGATCTTATTGAACCCAGCACTGGCGAGGTTATGGGCCAGCTTAATGCGGTGGAGGTTTTTGCTAAAATTGTTGACCTAGCCTGGCATAATGGTGAGCCAGGGGTTTTGTTTATTGATGCGGCCAACAGGGATAATACCACTCCTCAGCTCGGTGATTTTGAGGCAACCAATCCCTGCGGTGAGCAGTGGCTTTTGCCCTATGAGAGCTGTAACCTTGGGTCAATTAATCTTGGCAATTTTGTAAAAAATGACGAGGTTGATTATTCTCGTCTTGGTCAGATCGTTAAGACGGCCACCTGTTTTCTTGATAATGTTATTGACTGTAATGTTTTTCCGATTCCTGAAATAGGTGAAATGACCCTTAAGACGAGGAAAATAGGTCTGGGGATTATGGGGCTTCATGATCTGCTTATCCAACTTGCCATTCCCTATGGGAGTGAAGAGGGGCGTTTGCTTGCCGCTGAAGTTATGCAGTTTATTCGTGACAGGTGTGAAGAACAGTCTCGAAAACTTGCCGAAGAGAAGGGTGCCTTTCCGGCCTACGATGCAGAGATAAATTTATATCCTGCCCGTCGTAATGCCGCTCTGACCTCCATTCAGCCAACGGGCACTGTTTCTATGATTGCCGATTGTGCCTCTGGCTGTGAGCCCTATTTCTCCATTGTTATGATGAAGCACGTCATGGATGGTGACAGGCTTCTGATGGTTAATAAGCACTTTGAAAAAATTGCCAGGGAGCAGGGCTTTTATTCCGATGATCTGATGGTAAAGGTGGCTGAAAGTGGTACCGTTGTCGGTCATGCCGAGATCCCAGAAAAATGGCAGGAGGCGTTTCGTACAGCCCAGGATATTTCTCCGGAAGATCATATTCGTATGCAGGCGATATTGCAAAATAGCGGTGTGGATAGTTCCATTTCTAAGACTATTAACCTGCCCAAAACTGCCACTCGAGAAGATGTGAAGTACTCCTATATCAGCGGCTATAAGCTTGGCTGTAAGGGGTTGACCGTCTATCGTGATGGTTCCCGTGATGATCAGGTACTTAATACAACGGAACAGTCAAGGGCCAGTGAGAAATCGGCTATGGTTTCAGAGACAGGGTTTGTCGGCAAGCGTAATCTTCCTGATATCCTTGATGCAAAACGTTATAAGCTTAAGGACCAAGACCAGAAATCTGTCTATATCATTGTCTGTTTTGATGAAAATGAGATGCCCATGGAGGTTTTTGCTAAATTTCCATTTGATAACAGGGTGGATCTCAAGGATAAGTCAACCATGTGGACAACCACCTGCCGTGTTGTCTCTCTTGCCCTTCGTTTTGGGGTGCCAATGGCTGAAATTATTAAACAACTTGATCGCTCAAGTGGACATATGCTTGACCTCCCAGCTCAGTTGAGTAAACTGTTCAAATCGTTCCTGGCAGGTACGCAAAATGGATTCGCAAGTATCTGTCCTGAGTGTTCAGGAACACTCCGTTTTGAAGAAGGATGCGAAACATGTCATGACTGTGGCTACAGTAAATGTTCGTAG
- a CDS encoding ATP-binding protein, with protein MKITRKIIKIDEELCNGCGQCVPDCAEGSLQIIDGKAKLVADKLCDGLGACLGSCPTGALQIIERTADEFDEEAVEVFLHQQKQVNKGGGCPSAQLETFTPSSITKMADMAAAPKPFAEMEANSESALSHWPIQIRLVPPTAPFLRGADLLIAADCSAIAAVNFQRDYLQGKKVLMGCPKFDDAELYIEKFRDIIEQSGIKSITVLIMEVPCCSAMNSILKQAVEQATKTVPIEQITISRQGIELERKKW; from the coding sequence ATGAAAATAACACGAAAGATAATTAAAATAGACGAAGAACTCTGTAACGGATGCGGTCAATGTGTACCTGACTGTGCAGAAGGATCACTACAAATTATCGATGGCAAGGCAAAGCTTGTGGCAGACAAACTCTGTGATGGCCTTGGCGCCTGCCTTGGTTCTTGCCCCACGGGAGCACTACAGATCATTGAACGGACAGCCGACGAGTTTGATGAAGAGGCCGTTGAGGTATTTCTCCATCAACAAAAACAGGTAAACAAGGGGGGCGGTTGTCCTTCAGCTCAGCTAGAGACATTTACTCCCTCGTCCATAACAAAAATGGCCGACATGGCAGCGGCACCAAAGCCCTTTGCTGAAATGGAAGCCAACAGCGAGTCTGCCCTGAGCCACTGGCCGATCCAAATTCGTCTGGTACCACCAACGGCACCGTTTCTGCGAGGCGCAGACCTGCTCATCGCAGCCGATTGTAGCGCCATTGCCGCAGTTAACTTCCAAAGAGATTACCTACAGGGAAAAAAGGTCCTTATGGGCTGTCCTAAATTTGACGATGCAGAGCTCTATATAGAAAAATTTCGCGATATCATAGAACAATCAGGGATCAAAAGCATCACCGTACTGATCATGGAAGTCCCCTGTTGCTCTGCAATGAACAGCATCCTCAAGCAGGCAGTGGAGCAGGCAACGAAAACTGTCCCCATTGAGCAGATCACCATTTCCCGGCAGGGTATAGAACTCGAACGTAAAAAGTGGTAA
- a CDS encoding YkgJ family cysteine cluster protein has product MGLQQSCKRCGSCCKEGGPALHTADLPLLESGKIGIDKLITLRRGELVLHPETGELQPASTEIVKIRGKGRSWSCYFYDEQANGCGIYGFRPVACEALKCWDTEKILGMVEKDTLTRFDIVDSPLRDVMREYEQLCPSPDFAYIAENRQNISAILKKELEEMVGADLQFRTRQVKLHQLKLADELFYFGRPLFQLLQPFGARVVEKAMEITLLWD; this is encoded by the coding sequence ATGGGTCTGCAGCAGAGTTGTAAGAGGTGTGGCAGTTGTTGTAAGGAAGGAGGTCCGGCTCTGCATACGGCAGATTTGCCTTTGCTTGAAAGTGGTAAAATTGGCATAGATAAGCTTATTACCCTGCGCAGGGGAGAGCTTGTTCTTCATCCTGAAACAGGGGAATTACAGCCTGCAAGTACTGAAATTGTTAAGATTAGGGGAAAGGGAAGGAGTTGGAGCTGTTATTTTTATGATGAGCAGGCGAATGGCTGTGGCATCTATGGATTTCGGCCTGTGGCCTGTGAAGCGCTGAAGTGTTGGGATACTGAAAAAATCCTGGGCATGGTGGAGAAGGATACCCTTACCCGTTTTGATATTGTTGACTCCCCTCTCAGGGATGTAATGAGGGAATATGAACAGCTCTGCCCCTCACCGGACTTTGCCTATATCGCAGAAAATAGGCAAAATATCTCAGCCATCCTCAAGAAAGAGTTGGAGGAAATGGTGGGTGCTGATTTGCAGTTTCGAACGCGCCAGGTCAAGCTTCATCAACTCAAGTTGGCCGATGAACTCTTTTATTTTGGTCGCCCTCTTTTTCAACTGCTTCAGCCCTTTGGGGCAAGAGTCGTGGAAAAGGCCATGGAAATTACTCTCCTCTGGGACTAA
- a CDS encoding CBS domain-containing protein: MYISEYMTPEPLTIYPHTLLPEARGILDAFKFRHLPVVDDGQRLLGIITDRDLRSAYPSSLESGEESSGKFLGVEKTPVSEIMTVNCATIHPQATLDDALFLFDREKVGGVPVVNDQDLVVGMFSIRDLIAAYKNLFGVADKGSALIGIADSGEIGIMGTIVNILEKNGIAFTRLIRMPASDTEAKIYVRINTYRLAIVYKLLEQDGLTVLRPRFM; encoded by the coding sequence ATGTACATATCTGAATATATGACCCCTGAACCACTGACCATTTATCCCCATACCCTGTTGCCGGAGGCACGAGGTATTTTGGATGCCTTTAAATTCAGGCATCTACCCGTTGTTGATGATGGGCAAAGGCTGTTGGGCATTATTACCGATCGTGATTTGCGTTCGGCCTACCCCTCATCTCTTGAGAGTGGAGAGGAAAGCTCAGGGAAGTTTCTTGGGGTGGAAAAGACTCCTGTCTCTGAAATTATGACGGTGAACTGTGCCACTATTCATCCCCAAGCCACCTTGGATGATGCCCTTTTTCTCTTTGATAGAGAGAAGGTTGGTGGGGTGCCTGTTGTCAATGATCAGGATTTAGTGGTAGGTATGTTTTCCATTCGTGATCTTATTGCCGCTTATAAAAATCTCTTTGGTGTTGCAGATAAGGGTTCTGCGTTGATTGGTATTGCCGATAGCGGTGAAATTGGTATCATGGGGACCATTGTAAATATATTGGAAAAGAATGGTATTGCCTTTACCCGTCTTATTCGTATGCCCGCGTCGGATACAGAGGCAAAGATTTATGTGCGAATTAATACATATCGGCTTGCAATAGTCTATAAATTGCTCGAACAGGATGGTTTAACTGTTTTAAGGCCAAGGTTTATGTAG
- a CDS encoding histone deacetylase family protein, whose translation MISLPLLTVITDFDCLKHDTGGGGHPEVPARLEVILKCLEESPLLPHLKFVASRLARRASLLLAHEEDWLFRFEEAVLFGKSHIDHLDNQIGYHTYQVAALAAGAGLKGIDLLEAGDARQIFCVIRPPGHHAEKGKPFGFCFYNNVLIAARYWQEKYGRRRVAVIDFDAHHGNGIQAGLERDPKSLYISIHEHPSFSYPGTGFAEEIGTGLGKGTILNLPLSPGAGDDQFLAVMRERVEPFLEEWRPDCLLVAAGFDGHRADDMSGLGYSTALFYQIGKQVSSWGKRFAGGRVVSILEGGYELSVLGESVEQYVAGLLACELDI comes from the coding sequence ATGATTTCTCTGCCGTTACTTACTGTTATAACAGATTTTGACTGTCTAAAACATGATACTGGGGGAGGGGGACATCCTGAAGTTCCCGCTCGTCTTGAGGTTATTTTGAAATGTCTTGAGGAGAGTCCCCTGCTCCCTCATCTTAAATTTGTTGCCTCAAGGCTTGCCCGTCGCGCGAGTCTCCTCTTGGCCCACGAAGAAGATTGGCTTTTTCGTTTTGAAGAGGCTGTTCTCTTTGGCAAGTCTCATATTGACCATCTTGATAATCAAATTGGTTATCATACGTATCAGGTTGCCGCCCTTGCTGCAGGCGCAGGCCTGAAGGGAATTGACCTGCTTGAGGCCGGGGACGCAAGGCAAATATTTTGTGTTATTCGCCCGCCGGGGCACCACGCGGAAAAGGGAAAACCATTTGGCTTTTGTTTTTATAATAATGTCCTGATTGCCGCTCGATATTGGCAGGAAAAATATGGTCGCAGGCGGGTTGCTGTTATTGACTTTGATGCTCACCATGGCAATGGCATTCAGGCCGGATTAGAGCGTGATCCGAAGAGTCTCTATATTAGTATTCATGAACATCCCAGTTTTAGCTATCCGGGCACGGGCTTTGCTGAAGAGATCGGTACTGGTTTGGGCAAGGGGACAATTCTGAATCTGCCCCTGTCACCCGGTGCTGGAGATGACCAGTTTTTGGCTGTCATGAGGGAAAGAGTGGAACCATTTTTAGAGGAGTGGCGGCCCGATTGCCTGTTGGTTGCGGCAGGTTTTGATGGTCATAGGGCCGATGATATGTCGGGGCTTGGTTATTCTACTGCTCTTTTTTATCAAATAGGAAAACAGGTGAGTAGTTGGGGGAAACGCTTTGCAGGTGGTAGGGTTGTCTCTATTCTGGAAGGCGGTTATGAGTTGTCGGTTTTAGGAGAATCTGTTGAACAGTATGTTGCAGGTCTTCTTGCCTGTGAGCTAGATATATAG